A genomic segment from Variovorax paradoxus B4 encodes:
- a CDS encoding riboflavin synthase, with the protein MFTGIITGVGRIAAIHDLGPSSSSYGKRLGIAVPDGYLDDVGLGDSIALNGACMTVTTLDPARQQFTIDISAESLDKTAGLTEEGARINLEKALRASDRLGGHIVSGHVDGIGTVSHFAPIGESWELRVMAPPALARFLAYKGSITINGVSLTVNSVSDIEGDAEISINLIPHTVENTSLGSLQAGSKVNLEIDTVARYVERMLQAGVLVPPSSTYSKDTAE; encoded by the coding sequence ATGTTCACCGGAATCATCACCGGCGTGGGGCGCATCGCCGCCATCCACGACCTCGGCCCCTCCTCCTCCTCCTACGGCAAAAGACTCGGCATTGCGGTGCCCGACGGCTATCTCGACGACGTCGGGCTCGGCGACAGCATTGCGCTCAACGGCGCATGCATGACCGTGACCACGCTCGACCCCGCCCGGCAGCAGTTCACCATCGACATCTCGGCCGAATCGCTCGACAAGACCGCAGGGCTGACCGAGGAAGGCGCCCGCATCAACCTCGAGAAGGCGCTGCGCGCCAGCGACCGATTGGGCGGCCACATCGTCTCCGGCCATGTGGACGGCATCGGCACGGTCAGCCACTTCGCGCCGATCGGCGAAAGCTGGGAGCTGCGCGTGATGGCCCCGCCCGCGCTCGCGCGCTTCCTGGCCTACAAGGGCTCCATCACGATCAATGGCGTGAGCCTCACCGTCAACAGCGTGAGCGACATCGAAGGCGACGCGGAGATCAGCATCAACCTGATCCCGCACACCGTCGAAAACACCTCGCTGGGCAGCCTGCAGGCCGGCTCCAAGGTCAATCTCGAAATCGATACCGTGGCGCGCTACGTGGAGCGCATGCTTCAGGCCGGCGTTCTGGTGCCGCCCTCTTCCACATATTCCAAGGACACCGCCGAATGA
- a CDS encoding GspH/FimT family pseudopilin, with protein sequence MKNGFCASARAHSRRSGAPCGFTLVEMMVVIVLMAILLALALPSFNSLIEKYRVEGMVSALMASVSHARAEAARRGQAVTIWQRAECSGADWSCGWETVVGSGDGFEILQRQDPDTRVAIEKSAVGSMAFDPMGHFSSVARISFRAVGSASSSSDPAVCLSLGWRVRRC encoded by the coding sequence ATGAAAAACGGATTCTGCGCGTCCGCGAGGGCGCATTCCCGTCGAAGCGGAGCCCCATGCGGCTTCACGCTCGTCGAAATGATGGTCGTCATCGTACTGATGGCCATCCTGTTGGCACTGGCGCTGCCCAGCTTCAACAGCCTGATCGAGAAGTACCGCGTCGAGGGCATGGTTTCGGCCTTGATGGCGAGCGTGAGCCACGCCCGCGCAGAAGCGGCTCGGCGCGGGCAGGCCGTGACCATTTGGCAGCGCGCGGAGTGCAGCGGCGCAGACTGGAGTTGCGGCTGGGAAACAGTGGTCGGCAGCGGCGACGGGTTCGAAATCCTGCAGCGGCAAGACCCCGACACGCGCGTTGCGATCGAGAAAAGCGCGGTCGGGTCCATGGCTTTCGATCCCATGGGCCATTTTTCGAGCGTCGCCCGCATCAGCTTCCGTGCGGTGGGAAGCGCCAGTTCATCCAGCGACCCTGCCGTGTGCCTGTCGCTCGGCTGGCGCGTCCGGCGGTGCTGA
- the ribBA gene encoding bifunctional 3,4-dihydroxy-2-butanone-4-phosphate synthase/GTP cyclohydrolase II: MNASVTPIGAPRSTRAPAPISSVEEIVAELAAGRMVILVDEEDRENEGDIVIAADHITPEAINFMARHARGLICLTLSREMCERLQLPPMVSRNGAKHSTAFTVSIEAAEGVTTGISAADRARTVQAAVARNAVASDLVQPGHIFPLQAVDGGVLMRAGHTEAGCDLAAMAGCSPASVICEVMNEDGTMARLPDLQVFAAEHGLKIGTIAALIEHRSRVESLVEKVGCREIQTAWGSFTAHAFTDKPSRGVHLALVRGQWAPEDTVSVRVHEPLSVLDALEINRSLHSWSLDASLAHIANEGKGVAVLLNCGETAGELLAQFDGTARPAQAPERGRMDLRSYGIGAQILRECGVHKMNLLGTPRRMPSMAAGYGLEIAGYLTKD; the protein is encoded by the coding sequence ATGAACGCTTCCGTCACGCCCATCGGCGCTCCCCGCAGCACGCGGGCGCCCGCGCCGATTTCCTCTGTCGAGGAGATCGTGGCCGAGCTCGCTGCCGGCCGCATGGTGATCCTGGTGGACGAGGAAGACCGCGAGAACGAAGGCGACATCGTCATTGCGGCCGACCACATCACGCCCGAGGCCATCAATTTCATGGCGCGCCATGCCCGCGGCCTGATCTGCCTCACGCTCTCGCGCGAGATGTGCGAGCGGCTGCAGTTGCCGCCCATGGTGTCGCGCAACGGTGCCAAGCATTCGACGGCCTTCACCGTCTCCATCGAGGCGGCCGAAGGCGTGACCACCGGCATCTCGGCCGCCGACCGCGCCCGCACCGTGCAGGCGGCCGTGGCGCGCAACGCCGTGGCCAGCGACCTGGTGCAGCCCGGCCACATCTTTCCGCTGCAGGCGGTGGACGGCGGCGTGCTGATGCGCGCCGGCCATACCGAAGCCGGCTGCGACCTGGCCGCGATGGCCGGCTGCTCGCCCGCCTCGGTGATCTGCGAGGTGATGAACGAAGACGGCACCATGGCCCGCCTGCCCGACCTGCAGGTCTTTGCCGCCGAGCATGGACTCAAGATCGGCACCATTGCCGCGCTCATCGAACATCGCAGCCGCGTCGAATCGCTGGTTGAAAAGGTCGGCTGCCGCGAAATCCAGACCGCTTGGGGCAGCTTCACCGCCCATGCCTTCACCGACAAGCCGAGCCGTGGCGTGCACCTTGCGCTGGTGCGCGGCCAGTGGGCGCCGGAAGACACGGTGTCGGTTCGCGTGCACGAGCCGCTTTCGGTGCTCGACGCGCTCGAGATCAACCGCTCGCTGCACTCGTGGAGCCTGGACGCCAGCCTCGCCCACATCGCTAACGAGGGCAAGGGCGTGGCCGTGCTGCTCAATTGCGGCGAAACGGCTGGCGAACTGCTCGCGCAATTCGACGGCACCGCACGGCCCGCGCAGGCGCCCGAGCGCGGCCGCATGGACCTGCGCAGCTACGGCATCGGCGCGCAGATCCTGCGCGAATGCGGCGTGCACAAGATGAACCTGCTCGGCACGCCCCGCCGCATGCCGAGCATGGCCGCGGGCTACGGCCTCGAAATTGCTGGCTACCTGACCAAAGACTAA
- the pilV gene encoding type IV pilus modification protein PilV, which produces MPSNPIRAPRGQAGFSMIEALVAILVLSFGLLALAGFQLRVLSDSVGASNQNIAAQLAGDMADRIRANPMSGAASASPYVADWAAADATEPTRSCAGAKASCTAAQLAAHDLWTWKHRVAGALPGGVADVQSNKDVGGLLFVHIAWDEPAAVNPIAPDSAWSCPTGKACQEAVVAVPQP; this is translated from the coding sequence GTGCCGAGCAATCCGATTCGCGCGCCGCGCGGCCAAGCGGGCTTCTCGATGATCGAGGCCCTGGTGGCCATTCTCGTGCTCTCGTTCGGCCTGCTCGCGCTGGCCGGCTTCCAGTTGCGCGTGCTTTCCGACAGCGTGGGCGCGAGCAACCAGAACATCGCCGCGCAGCTGGCCGGCGACATGGCCGATCGCATCCGTGCGAATCCCATGAGCGGCGCCGCGTCGGCCAGCCCCTATGTGGCCGACTGGGCGGCGGCGGACGCCACCGAACCCACCCGCTCGTGCGCGGGGGCCAAGGCCAGTTGCACCGCCGCTCAACTGGCCGCCCACGATCTGTGGACCTGGAAGCACAGGGTGGCAGGTGCGTTGCCGGGCGGCGTGGCCGACGTGCAGAGCAACAAGGACGTCGGCGGCTTGCTGTTCGTGCACATCGCCTGGGACGAGCCCGCTGCAGTCAACCCGATCGCACCCGATTCGGCCTGGAGCTGCCCGACCGGCAAGGCCTGCCAGGAAGCCGTCGTTGCGGTGCCCCAACCATGA
- the tolQ gene encoding protein TolQ, with protein sequence MNQDLSIINLLLHASFVVQLVVLLLVIVSIASWAAIIRKYFALRRMRALNDDFEREFWSGTSLNELFASAAQNAKFAGPMERIFASGMREYQKLRERHVSDAPTLLDGARRAMRASFQRELDAAEQNLSFLATVGSVSPYVGLFGTVWGIMHAFTGLAALAQVTLATVAPGIAEALVATAIGLFAAIPAVVGYNRFAREIDKIAIALETYIEEFSNILQRNLSANPAAVASATSAAPANR encoded by the coding sequence ATGAACCAAGACCTCTCCATCATCAATCTCCTGCTCCATGCGAGCTTCGTGGTGCAACTGGTCGTGCTGCTGCTCGTGATCGTCTCGATCGCCAGCTGGGCCGCGATCATCCGCAAGTACTTCGCGCTGCGCCGCATGCGCGCGCTCAACGACGACTTCGAGCGCGAGTTCTGGTCCGGCACCAGCCTGAACGAACTGTTCGCCTCGGCCGCGCAGAACGCCAAGTTCGCCGGGCCCATGGAGCGCATCTTCGCCTCGGGCATGCGCGAGTACCAGAAGCTGCGCGAACGCCACGTGAGCGACGCCCCCACGCTGCTGGACGGCGCCCGCCGCGCCATGCGCGCGAGCTTCCAGCGCGAGCTCGACGCGGCCGAGCAGAACCTGTCGTTCCTGGCCACCGTGGGCTCGGTGTCCCCGTACGTCGGCCTCTTCGGCACGGTCTGGGGGATCATGCATGCCTTCACCGGCCTGGCCGCGCTCGCTCAGGTGACGCTGGCCACCGTGGCGCCCGGCATTGCCGAAGCGCTGGTGGCCACCGCCATCGGCCTGTTCGCCGCCATTCCGGCGGTGGTGGGCTACAACCGCTTCGCGCGCGAGATCGACAAGATCGCGATTGCCCTGGAGACCTACATCGAGGAGTTCTCCAACATCCTGCAGCGCAACCTCTCGGCCAACCCGGCCGCGGTGGCGTCGGCAACTTCGGCGGCTCCGGCCAACCGCTGA
- a CDS encoding PilX N-terminal domain-containing pilus assembly protein, with translation MKHIQIPSRCSAQHRGFSLFIVLIMLLLSALLAVGGARTAQLLESMAGNQRDYQRAFEAAEAALLDAERDIRQQAFDAATQTYVACSALVSSPCRKAADTRVFPDRDTGWVTAYVGKGANSCERGICYFAGTDSVSAASGSEAYRFWTRAAYVDQYARYGEFTGAPTAGNPALASAMYWIEVIDRARSDEPLYRITALSTGARTASTGGGTRVLLQMSFDPAAVRKVN, from the coding sequence ATGAAGCACATTCAGATTCCCAGCAGATGCTCGGCGCAGCACCGAGGGTTCTCGCTGTTCATCGTGCTCATCATGCTGCTGCTCTCGGCGCTGCTCGCGGTGGGCGGTGCGCGGACGGCCCAACTGCTCGAATCGATGGCGGGCAATCAGCGTGATTACCAGCGCGCATTCGAAGCCGCCGAAGCCGCACTGCTGGATGCCGAGCGCGACATTCGGCAGCAGGCCTTCGATGCCGCGACCCAGACCTACGTGGCGTGCTCCGCGCTCGTGAGCTCACCTTGCCGCAAGGCCGCGGACACCCGCGTGTTTCCCGACCGGGATACCGGCTGGGTGACCGCCTACGTGGGCAAGGGCGCCAACAGCTGCGAGCGTGGCATCTGCTACTTCGCCGGGACCGACTCCGTGAGTGCCGCTTCGGGCAGCGAGGCCTACCGGTTCTGGACCCGCGCCGCGTACGTGGACCAGTACGCCAGGTACGGCGAATTCACGGGCGCGCCGACGGCCGGCAATCCAGCCCTGGCCAGCGCCATGTACTGGATCGAGGTGATCGACCGCGCGCGCAGCGACGAGCCCTTGTACCGGATCACCGCGCTGTCCACCGGCGCGCGCACCGCAAGCACGGGTGG
- a CDS encoding pyridoxal phosphate-dependent aminotransferase → MRISARAQRIEPFYVMEVAKAAGVLAREVAHTDRPMIFLNIGEPDFTAPPLVQEAAARAVRAGATQYTQATGLELLRERISGWYAQRFGVDVPARRIVVTAGASAALQLACLALIESGDEILLPDPSYPCNRHFVSAADGKAVLIPTTAEERFQLTAAKVEAAWTDKTRGVLLASPSNPTGTSIAPDELRRIHEVVSQRGGITLIDEIYLGLSYDDAFGQTALAIDDNVISINSFSKYFNMTGWRLGWLVVPDALVPVVERLAQNLFICASTVSQYAALACFEAESIAEYERRRAEFKARRDWFIPQLNALGLNVPVVPDGAFYAWADCTAVAEKLGISGSWDFAFETMKRAHVAVTPGRDFGTAETARFVRFSTASSMAHLQESVERLRAMIANPAR, encoded by the coding sequence GTGAGAATCTCGGCGCGCGCGCAGCGCATCGAACCCTTCTACGTCATGGAGGTGGCCAAGGCCGCCGGCGTGCTCGCGCGCGAGGTGGCCCACACCGACCGGCCGATGATCTTCCTGAACATCGGCGAGCCCGACTTCACCGCCCCGCCGCTGGTGCAGGAAGCCGCCGCGCGCGCCGTGCGCGCCGGCGCCACGCAGTACACCCAGGCCACCGGCCTGGAGCTGCTGCGCGAGCGCATCAGCGGCTGGTACGCGCAGCGCTTCGGCGTCGACGTGCCGGCGCGCCGCATCGTGGTGACCGCGGGGGCCTCGGCCGCACTGCAGCTGGCTTGCCTGGCCCTGATCGAATCCGGCGACGAGATCCTGCTGCCCGACCCCAGCTATCCCTGCAACCGCCACTTCGTGAGCGCCGCGGATGGCAAGGCCGTGCTGATACCCACCACCGCCGAAGAGCGTTTCCAGCTCACTGCCGCCAAGGTCGAGGCCGCCTGGACCGACAAGACGCGCGGCGTGCTGCTCGCCTCGCCTTCCAACCCGACCGGCACCTCGATCGCGCCCGATGAACTGCGCCGCATCCACGAGGTGGTGTCGCAGCGCGGCGGCATCACGCTGATCGACGAGATCTACCTGGGCCTGTCCTACGACGATGCGTTCGGGCAAACGGCCCTCGCCATCGACGACAACGTCATCAGCATCAACAGCTTCAGCAAGTACTTCAACATGACCGGATGGCGCCTGGGCTGGCTGGTGGTGCCCGACGCGCTGGTGCCGGTGGTCGAGCGGCTGGCGCAGAACCTCTTCATCTGCGCGAGCACCGTGTCGCAGTACGCGGCGCTGGCCTGCTTCGAGGCCGAGAGCATTGCCGAATACGAGCGCCGCCGCGCCGAATTCAAGGCGCGCCGCGACTGGTTCATTCCGCAGTTGAATGCGCTGGGCCTGAACGTGCCGGTGGTGCCCGACGGTGCCTTCTACGCCTGGGCCGACTGCACCGCGGTCGCCGAGAAGCTGGGCATTTCGGGCAGCTGGGATTTCGCCTTCGAAACCATGAAGCGCGCCCACGTGGCCGTGACGCCGGGCCGCGATTTCGGCACGGCCGAGACGGCCAGGTTCGTGCGCTTCTCCACCGCCAGCTCGATGGCGCATCTGCAGGAATCGGTCGAACGCCTGCGGGCCATGATCGCGAACCCCGCCCGATGA
- the ribH gene encoding 6,7-dimethyl-8-ribityllumazine synthase, with the protein MQGANKGADAKPLDGKGLRIGIVQARFNADITDALAAACLAELEKLGVAADDIHHVQVPGALEVPVALQAMAVRGGYHALVALGCIIRGETYHFELVANESGASVSRVALDHRLPIANAILTTENLEQAVARQTDKGRDAAQVAVEMAQLLASLK; encoded by the coding sequence ATGCAAGGTGCAAACAAGGGAGCGGATGCAAAGCCGCTCGACGGAAAAGGGCTGCGCATCGGCATCGTGCAGGCGCGCTTCAACGCCGACATCACCGATGCGCTCGCCGCCGCCTGCCTCGCCGAGCTCGAGAAGCTGGGCGTGGCCGCTGACGACATCCATCATGTGCAGGTTCCCGGCGCGCTCGAAGTGCCGGTCGCACTGCAGGCGATGGCCGTGCGCGGCGGCTACCACGCGCTGGTGGCGCTGGGCTGCATCATCCGCGGCGAGACCTACCACTTCGAACTGGTGGCCAACGAATCGGGCGCGAGCGTGAGCCGCGTGGCGCTCGACCATCGCCTTCCCATCGCCAACGCGATCCTCACGACCGAAAACCTCGAGCAAGCCGTCGCCCGACAGACCGACAAGGGCCGCGACGCGGCCCAGGTGGCTGTCGAGATGGCGCAGTTGCTGGCCTCTCTCAAATGA
- the tolA gene encoding cell envelope integrity protein TolA translates to MSLALDRPEFAPPPQRGTPRAVLLALIAHALLIAALTWGVRWRSDADEGAVDAELWSSTVQQAAPRLSAPQAPTPAPAPPPPAPPPPPPPQVKAPEPAPAPRAPDIALEREKKLKEEKEQKERELERQQQQRKKELEAKQRAEDEAERKKAQQQKLAEQQKKQQQEAEAKQAEAKKQQEAAAKQAAADRAATLKRMQGLAGASGSDDSKGTAMRSSGPSSGYAGRIAAAVRPNITFPDAETVNGNPAAEFEVNLAPDGTIVGVKLTKSSGLPSWDEAAERGLHKTDKLPRDTDGRIFPSLIVSLRPKR, encoded by the coding sequence ATGTCGCTCGCCCTGGATCGCCCCGAGTTCGCACCACCGCCGCAGCGCGGCACGCCGCGCGCGGTGTTGCTCGCGCTGATTGCGCACGCGCTCCTGATCGCGGCGCTGACGTGGGGAGTGCGCTGGCGCAGCGACGCAGACGAAGGCGCCGTCGATGCGGAGCTGTGGTCGTCCACGGTGCAGCAGGCCGCGCCGCGCCTGTCCGCGCCGCAGGCACCCACGCCCGCTCCCGCGCCTCCGCCGCCTGCGCCTCCACCACCGCCGCCGCCTCAAGTGAAGGCCCCTGAGCCCGCACCGGCACCGCGCGCTCCGGACATCGCGCTCGAGCGCGAGAAAAAGCTCAAGGAAGAAAAAGAGCAGAAGGAGCGCGAACTCGAGCGCCAGCAACAGCAGCGCAAGAAAGAGCTCGAGGCCAAGCAGCGCGCCGAAGACGAAGCCGAACGCAAGAAGGCGCAGCAGCAAAAGCTCGCCGAGCAGCAGAAGAAGCAGCAGCAGGAAGCCGAGGCCAAACAGGCCGAAGCGAAGAAGCAGCAGGAAGCCGCAGCCAAGCAGGCGGCGGCCGACCGCGCCGCAACGCTCAAGCGCATGCAGGGCCTCGCGGGCGCGAGCGGCAGCGACGATTCCAAGGGCACGGCCATGCGCTCGTCAGGGCCGTCGAGCGGCTATGCGGGACGCATTGCCGCGGCGGTGCGCCCGAACATCACCTTCCCCGACGCCGAGACGGTCAACGGCAATCCGGCCGCCGAGTTCGAAGTGAATCTGGCACCGGACGGCACCATCGTCGGCGTCAAGCTGACCAAGTCGAGCGGATTGCCCAGCTGGGACGAAGCCGCCGAACGCGGCCTGCACAAGACCGACAAGCTGCCGCGCGACACCGACGGGCGCATCTTCCCGTCGCTGATCGTCTCGCTGCGGCCCAAGCGCTAG
- the ribD gene encoding bifunctional diaminohydroxyphosphoribosylaminopyrimidine deaminase/5-amino-6-(5-phosphoribosylamino)uracil reductase RibD, producing MTNANKVVNFMAQALDLARQAGPETDPNPRVGCVLVDANGAVIGQGRTQQVGGPHAEVMALRDAAARGFSVAGATAFVTLEPCAHHGRTGPCCDALAATGIGRVVASMADPNPLVAGQGFERLRAAGVAVEVGPGAEEARELNIGFFSRMVRKTPWVRLKAAASLDGKTGLRNGVSQWITSEPARTDGHAWRARASAVLTGVGTVLEDDPRLDVRLVQTSRQPHVVVVDSQLQTPPGAQIFMAGRPVWIYAAAQDGAKAAALEARGASITFMPNAQGKVDLAAMLRDLARREVNELHVEAGHKLNGSLLREGLVDELLVYLAPKLIGDGLDMASGIHTGGPLADLAGALPLEFRTVERIGPDLRIVARVAGRDAF from the coding sequence ATGACAAATGCAAATAAAGTTGTGAATTTCATGGCCCAGGCCCTGGACCTCGCGCGCCAGGCCGGACCGGAGACCGACCCCAATCCGCGCGTCGGCTGCGTGCTGGTGGACGCGAATGGCGCGGTGATCGGCCAGGGCCGCACCCAGCAGGTCGGCGGCCCGCATGCCGAGGTCATGGCGCTGCGCGATGCCGCGGCGCGGGGCTTTTCGGTCGCCGGCGCCACCGCCTTCGTCACGCTCGAGCCCTGCGCGCACCACGGCCGCACCGGCCCCTGCTGCGATGCGCTGGCGGCGACGGGCATCGGCCGGGTGGTGGCGTCGATGGCCGATCCCAACCCACTGGTTGCCGGCCAGGGCTTCGAGCGGCTGCGCGCCGCGGGCGTGGCGGTCGAGGTGGGGCCGGGCGCGGAGGAAGCACGCGAGCTCAACATCGGCTTTTTCAGCCGCATGGTCCGCAAGACGCCCTGGGTGCGGCTCAAGGCCGCCGCCTCGCTGGACGGCAAGACCGGCCTGCGCAACGGCGTGAGCCAATGGATCACCTCGGAACCGGCGCGCACCGACGGCCACGCCTGGCGAGCCCGGGCCAGCGCGGTGCTGACCGGCGTGGGCACGGTGCTGGAGGACGACCCCCGGCTCGACGTGCGGTTGGTGCAAACCAGCCGCCAGCCGCACGTGGTGGTGGTCGACAGCCAATTGCAGACCCCGCCCGGCGCGCAGATCTTCATGGCCGGCCGGCCCGTCTGGATCTACGCCGCGGCGCAGGACGGCGCCAAGGCCGCGGCGCTGGAAGCGCGCGGCGCCAGCATCACCTTTATGCCCAATGCTCAGGGCAAGGTCGACCTCGCGGCGATGCTGCGGGATCTCGCCCGGCGCGAGGTGAACGAGCTCCACGTCGAGGCCGGGCACAAGCTCAATGGCTCGCTGCTGCGCGAGGGCCTGGTCGACGAGCTGCTGGTGTACCTGGCGCCGAAGCTCATCGGCGACGGGCTCGACATGGCTTCCGGCATTCATACCGGCGGGCCGCTGGCCGACCTGGCCGGCGCCCTGCCGCTGGAATTCAGGACCGTCGAGCGGATCGGGCCGGACCTCCGGATCGTGGCCCGGGTCGCTGGAAGGGACGCTTTCTAG
- a CDS encoding ExbD/TolR family protein produces the protein MPAVSSRGRGRRTINEINMVPFIDVMLVLLIIFMVTAPLITPSVINLPSVDRANKHPDKPIEIVIKSDDEVQIKKDPSTGSGGASVPMTQIGSAAKTAQGGDDQRPVVISADKSVKYETVVKAMNQLKRSGIERVGLSVTTTGGK, from the coding sequence ATGCCCGCCGTTTCATCCCGGGGCCGAGGCCGCCGCACGATCAACGAGATCAACATGGTCCCGTTCATCGACGTGATGCTGGTGCTCCTGATCATCTTCATGGTCACCGCGCCGCTCATCACGCCGAGCGTGATCAACCTGCCCTCCGTCGACCGCGCCAACAAGCACCCCGACAAGCCCATCGAGATCGTCATCAAGAGCGACGACGAAGTGCAGATCAAGAAAGACCCGTCCACCGGCAGCGGCGGCGCGTCCGTTCCCATGACCCAGATCGGCTCCGCGGCCAAGACCGCCCAGGGCGGCGACGACCAGCGCCCCGTGGTCATCAGCGCCGACAAGTCCGTCAAGTACGAAACCGTCGTGAAGGCGATGAACCAGCTCAAGCGCAGCGGCATCGAGCGCGTGGGCCTGTCCGTCACCACCACGGGCGGCAAATAA
- a CDS encoding PilW family protein produces the protein MNNKAISHRLRQAGFTLVEVLVALIIGMLVALAAMASMLGTRSTAMTGDDVNALHQSSALAFRLLGQQIRQAGYFPIDATGPLYYFDVNANPKLANEPAFFAIKGQEAAAGSVNDTLKVGFAPNPDYFHDCLGQVAKNSAGAAYSPGNPADPANVRLITSEFYVVNGALRCKGSGHTTPQPIIDGVERFDVMYGIGDAGTERVVRYVTATNVASFDQVRTVRVCLQLAGISRSNPGGSYVDCDGSSQTSSDGRLRRVYTAVFALRNL, from the coding sequence ATGAACAACAAAGCCATCTCTCACCGCCTGCGCCAGGCCGGCTTCACGCTGGTCGAAGTCCTCGTCGCGCTGATCATCGGCATGCTGGTGGCGCTGGCCGCCATGGCCAGCATGCTCGGCACGCGCAGCACCGCCATGACGGGCGACGACGTCAATGCGCTGCACCAGTCGTCGGCGCTGGCATTCAGGCTGCTGGGCCAGCAGATCCGGCAGGCCGGCTACTTCCCGATCGATGCCACCGGGCCGCTGTACTACTTCGACGTCAATGCGAACCCCAAGCTCGCGAACGAGCCGGCCTTCTTCGCGATCAAGGGGCAGGAGGCGGCCGCCGGTTCAGTGAACGACACGCTGAAGGTCGGCTTTGCGCCGAACCCGGATTATTTCCACGACTGCCTCGGCCAGGTGGCCAAGAACTCGGCGGGCGCAGCGTACTCCCCCGGCAATCCCGCGGACCCCGCGAACGTGCGCCTGATCACCAGCGAGTTCTACGTGGTCAACGGCGCCTTGCGGTGCAAGGGCAGCGGTCATACCACGCCGCAGCCGATCATCGACGGCGTCGAGCGCTTCGATGTCATGTACGGCATCGGCGATGCCGGAACTGAACGGGTGGTGCGCTACGTGACGGCCACGAACGTGGCGAGCTTCGATCAGGTTCGCACGGTGCGCGTGTGCCTGCAGCTTGCGGGTATTTCCAGGAGCAACCCGGGCGGCAGCTACGTCGACTGCGATGGCTCGTCGCAGACCAGCAGCGACGGCAGGCTGCGCCGTGTCTACACGGCGGTGTTCGCACTGCGCAATCTATGA
- the nusB gene encoding transcription antitermination factor NusB encodes MTEDNNKAAGAKPRPARQVRTGLTSTGARKASAKSNRSRAREFALQALYQHLVGRNDPTEIDHFTRDLAGFHKADAAHYDALLHGSIEGAEQLDALIRPLLDRKFEEISPVEHAVMWIGVYEFQHCLDVPWRVVLNECIELAKEFGGTDGHKYVNAVLNGLAPQLRAAEVEADRASGKARA; translated from the coding sequence ATGACCGAAGACAACAACAAAGCAGCCGGCGCCAAGCCGCGCCCGGCACGGCAAGTGCGTACCGGCCTGACCAGCACCGGCGCACGCAAGGCTTCGGCCAAGTCGAACCGCAGCCGCGCGCGCGAGTTCGCGCTGCAGGCGCTCTACCAGCACCTGGTGGGGCGCAACGACCCGACCGAGATCGACCACTTCACGCGCGACCTCGCGGGCTTTCACAAGGCCGACGCCGCGCACTACGACGCGTTGCTGCACGGATCGATCGAGGGCGCCGAACAGCTCGACGCCTTGATCCGTCCGCTGCTCGACCGCAAGTTCGAGGAAATATCGCCCGTCGAGCATGCCGTGATGTGGATCGGCGTGTACGAGTTCCAGCACTGCCTGGACGTGCCATGGCGCGTGGTGCTCAACGAGTGCATCGAGCTTGCCAAGGAATTCGGCGGCACCGACGGCCACAAGTACGTGAACGCCGTGCTCAATGGCCTGGCGCCGCAATTGCGCGCCGCCGAAGTCGAGGCCGACCGGGCCTCGGGCAAGGCCAGAGCGTGA
- a CDS encoding YbgC/FadM family acyl-CoA thioesterase, translating to MSYAFPIRVYWEDTDAGGIVFYANYLKFMERGRTEWLRSLGVEQRKLREETGGQFVVSETQLKYHRPSRLDDELLVTADLRQLGTASLIIGQRVLSKTEQERMGAAAPVLLCEGTIRIGWVDAATLRPARIPAQVTGTLERRGGSMIQPFKP from the coding sequence ATGAGCTACGCGTTTCCGATCCGCGTCTACTGGGAAGACACCGACGCCGGCGGCATCGTGTTCTACGCCAACTACCTCAAGTTCATGGAGCGCGGCCGCACCGAATGGCTGCGCTCGCTGGGCGTCGAGCAGCGCAAGCTGCGCGAGGAAACCGGCGGCCAGTTCGTGGTGAGCGAAACGCAGCTCAAATACCATCGCCCCTCCCGGCTCGACGACGAACTGCTGGTTACAGCCGATCTCCGACAATTGGGCACGGCGTCGTTGATAATCGGTCAGCGCGTGCTATCAAAAACAGAGCAAGAACGAATGGGGGCCGCGGCGCCCGTTCTGCTGTGCGAAGGCACGATCCGCATCGGCTGGGTGGATGCCGCCACATTGCGTCCTGCGCGGATACCAGCCCAAGTTACGGGAACCCTCGAGCGCCGCGGCGGCTCCATGATTCAACCTTTCAAGCCATGA